The segment tcaccatcatcatcatcaatcacAGCATCATCAACATGCAAATAATCATCAGCAAAATCGTATAATGCAAAAATCAATTGGTTTTAAAGGTAAATTAGCTGTTCATTATTTACATGGAAGACAATATCAAAGCCCTGGTGATTCACCAAAATATATAACTGATTTAGATGTTGTTTATAATGAATCATGTGctgaaagaaataatatattaataaataaatgtccaaTAAAGTTAACTGGTACAATGATTATTGAACAAAATGATACAATTGAACAATGgaataattcaaattcattATGGTCAGATAATTTACAACGTGTGCCAGATGTTGTACATCAAGATTTAAGTCCATAtataacaacaccaacaacaccaaTTGATACACCAGATTCAGCTGATATACATTCAGAAGTAccagtatttaattttgattggaCACATGAACATCATTTACCAATTCCAAAAATAATGGTACGTAGAGATTTGGAAAATCATAGACAAAATAgggatgataataatcaaccAATAACACTTCATTTACCtagaagaaaaaatcaaaatgatgataatgataatgtagatgatgacgatgatgatgatgctgatgatgatggtgataaagagtaaaagaaatttaaaaaaaaaataatagttttttacgtgatatattgaaattgataaatttatttttggagaTAATGATAGAGAAGAGAAATTACAGTGGGAAATttaagaaatatattatttagctagaaaaatgattcttttttttttttttttttaagtagttttttaatgtttagcttaaatttaatataagaaaaaaaataaaaaattaaataaatttataatttgtcgAATTTCActtgtcaattattattatttattattttttttaataatatttatttaattacaatataaagtaaataaaaaaaaaaaaaacatttttattttttttattttttcaatcaatttttttttgtatcacaattaaaaattatttatttatcaaattaacataaatttctatttttacctcaaaaaaaataaaaaacaaattaataaataaatattattataacatttttttaatttataatatgttcttgatttattattccaataattttatttttaaaaaattaacaacaaatataattaatttaaaaaaaaaaaaaacaaattaaaaaatttccccCAATAATTTTCTGTACAATTTTTCTGTCGTTgatttgctgttttttttttaaatttttaaatttttccgtttcacattattatattttattatcactcaATCTTTTACAAGTATGTCTCAATTTATCGAGtgttttttcttatctttttCAACAACCTCATTAAATCCTCaactttttccttttttttaaatattttaaatatttattaacccaattattatttttttaaaaattctaattaCCCTTTTCACTCATAAATTacacattattaatttatttatcattaatttattttttaaatttttgcattAATATAAAACACGTATATAAACATAGACTGACACACACACTTGCGGGTGTTTtacaataatacatatatatatccgatgaatatttataaataaataatcatcggaATATtagtacattttatttatttatatatattatttattaatgctactttttaaaaaattacgtcGTCCATGATGTGATGAGATCAACGCATCAGACAAGGTATAGAAATTATTTCGGCACGTAAAttcatactttttttaaattattcattttccaaattaattgtttatttatttttttaatttttaatgtgcctttatttatgaattttattatattcaataaaatatttatactattttttttttttatttaatttgtgcgTAAGAGTGTGTTTTATCATgattttgtgaatttttttctttatcttccTTTCATTCaggtagttttattttttcattttaaatttcgtcagttaaattttttttttttttttaataaattgaaacacTTTGGGTTATTGAAAGGGTagatagtattttatttaataaaatttttatgtgtttATGAGACTACCGCAAAtgattttgctttttttttttttatgaatttattattagattattttttattgggtGTATACAaccttcaaaaaattttacaaagttgaattttaattttaaaattgtcatgGTTAATATACCAgtgaaaattcattaaataatttttaaaaaaagattttttttttatcaggggatttatatataatttggctttgtatttatttatgattttttttttcgacagtAGGAAaccacaattattatatatatatttcatagacaaaaaaattttttgaattatattttaatagtttaatttttaaattgttattaaaaattattaaatcatttttttttttttttttttgcgtttatTATGAGTATTCTTTTCACAAcagactatttttatttaattttatttattaataatagtcaCATACAACCTTTCGAACTATCGTGTCATCATTGACACATTTCCCTTTCAATCTCAAAATTCCTAAagcatttattttcattaatttaataattttaattcaattaatttttaattttatcgcgGTCTGATACGTTATACGCcgatatttattcattttttcgtcTCACaattttaaagcttttttattttttggcacGTATTATTAGAACGTTATTCAGTTATGAAAGTTAtcgattattttttcataaattcgaTTTCTAACATCcataacttttatatttatattttttttttttttattcgtcgATTATCTCTTTTCAACTACTGAGCTACTccggtttttatttttcgtaatttatttatatatataatttagttgttttttcatttgttaattaaatattcaatatatatctatatatgtataccacttataatttttttatttaaatttattatgtttctaGTGTAAATTGATACTCCaaacttttttcttcatcacgttttacatttaaaacatTCATTTACAGTTTTACATCATTCACTACGggcttattaattattatttaatatacaattaaatgtCGTTGCGacttgagtttttttttatttttatatgttttctTTGCTTTTCTtaaacattatatatatatatttatttatttattatattagttattatttttactcatGCTCtgtattttaattcattttttttaattaattttcacacTTTCTTTTCTAAATTAGCCTaactaactttttttttttttttcatttggctTTTTTGCAAAGTAGCGTCTTTGTGTGATTTTCgtctcttttatttatttatattacatatatatttatttttctatagctcaatttataattcaatattatcatcaattatttttcagcaataattaaattttttttttcttctttaatataaataaaatcaatgtttatttgaaaataaaaaaataattcatcaccagttaaatattatttaaaaaaaaaaaataatatattaataaataattttttaacatgatTTTTTCTCCACAAAATAGCAGCCAGTTGAATCAccatttttcttcttttctttttggtctaaaaataaaagaaaaaattaatttttctcacacaaaataatatatctaatgataagtaaaaaataaataaggatTAATCTTACTGAGGACAATAATTTTCTCTTGATATATTTCTGTGCCATTTGCATTTGAGAATTCTTATATAAGTTCTTCTAAAATTAGCATTACACAATGCATAACATACTGGATTAATAGTGCTATTaatataacataaataataaaaaaatgaccaTAATTCTTGTGGTATTTGTACAACACATGCTCTTGTTAAtggttttaataaaacaagtatATTATATGGTGTCCATGTTATAACAAATGCTGATAATATtgctgataatattttagctgcttttttatcttgtgtacgttttttttttttaactggatttttaataattttaataacaccaGATGTTGTtggtttttgtatatttttattatttaatggtaATTTCATATCTTGTATTGCTGATGGTCTAcgtattattgttgttgttgttgtacttGATACTGAACCCATACGTCgtgatattattttgttataattattatcatcgatGTCATTAACACCACGTGTTACACCATTATTTTGTACATCTTGTATTGATACAACATCATCATACATTTTAATACTTGGTGCTTCACTTGGTGGTAATCTTATAACAATTGTATAAACCTaggcaaaaaattattatcattgaaaatattggtttatctaaaaattgaattgtgaaatattttatgttagttttggaaattgaataattattaccgGATCACCAGTTATTTTTTGACTTCTACTACATTCTGATGGTATATCACTTGTAAATGGTGTATCAGCTGATACTGGTGTTAAAGTTTCATCGTATCCTGGATAAACAGTTCTACTTACTTCGGGACCACcagtttcatcatcatcatcatcgtcttcACGACCACTATGCCACCACGCAATACACCACATTTTTAAACCCGTCCAAGACAATGGTTTAtgctaatatttaaaaaatttttatattaaatatttatgtaaaaagtttaagaaaaaagaaaaatctaaatacttttttaaacttttttatttatttagtttttttttttttttctttctttctttaatcttttttttttaaatatttattttttcactttaggaaaaaataaatacacgtgTTGTGAATTTATAACAAGTCAAAAGTTTCatgataaaaagaataaataaataaatggagaaaatatatttttttattttcaattttatgttgaaaatgtaaaaagtttttatcaaattttttttgtttttttttttgagaataatgttagatggaaaaaaaataaataaaaaataaataaaaatatttaaataagttttttaaaacttgataaatataaaaatttataatatttattttttatttttttaaataaatatttaaaattgaaaaataaacgtTGGGTAAAATTGACAGTCGTAATAAAATAGATAGacacttgtaaatttttaaaattaaaacgaaaaaaaaaaatttattttttaattgattatattaatgagtactgataataataattgaaaaaaaaataaaaacactcaGTCTAATGAGTTACCAAAATAtgctaattttaataaataaaaattaaaaaatataaaaaatattttcagccattttttttggataaaagttgctaatttttttttgtctatcaATTATGGACatactattatttatctatttattttttaattttaaatatataaattatttaaatgaaaattataaaaaattattaaataattttattataatttatatatttattattttaagttttagatttaatttttttcctcaaactttcaattttatttctcatgaTTTAACATTTGAACAggtatgttatttatatttaaattttttttttttttttttaataaacaagtaTACTTACATTGTGATAATCTGGAAAACGTTTTTCTAAATATGATTGTGGAAAATTAGTATCATTAACACCAGTACTTGATTCACTTCTACCTCTTCTTTCATTCATATCCAATGCTTCATCACTTGAATTACTTCTTTTACTTGCATCTTGTTTACCCTCTTGTAAATGTGATAAATCTTTGATACGTTTTTCTGTTTCTCTCCATATACGCCAATAAAGTAACATCATTATTGTAACTGGTATATAAAATGCAGCAATTGCTGTACCAAATGTAATGTAATGATTTGTctcaataaattgtatataacaTTCATCTGATGGTACTGTTCTTTGTCCTTCAATATATGGCCATGCATAAATCCATGGTGgccataataatattgaaaaggTCCATGCTAATgctgaaaattaatatactcatttaaataattcccaattatttatttataataataataataataataataataataacacacattgtttaatataattacaagatttaaaacaattttttttttttgaatttcctcgattaaatttataaataaataaataaataaataaatgaataaataaataaataaataaataaacaattgattaaataaataaacaattgattaaataattgtactttccgtttaattatttaaatgatataaaaaaaaatattaaataaaatatctattatcaaaataaaagaaaaaaaaaaaaatagcaaaaacaaaaaattatgtaattaacaagttaaaaatgaacaaaaacgATTATCCAAGTTGTTGAGACAGTTCGTgtgtacttaaaaaatttaaaaatccaacatatagatgaataataaaagtgCTATATCCATGATGATGCACTTGATGTTGACAACAGAGAATAAGTATCGTCAACGACTTTGTATTACTCACGTATACACCCTcaacgtttaaaaaaaaaaaaaaaaaaaattcttttttaatttactctatctttctttttataaattcccttacttttattattatttttttttttttacattatttttctgCTTTTAGTTCATCATCATGAACTTCCTTTTTCTACCCCGGAAGCTATCCTTTTAACTCGACACTTGTCAACCTTTTCTCTgtatatttaaacatataaattttcttctttcacgtaaatcatatatacatttactTTTGACATTATGCAAACACATATACACAAGATAGATTGATGagttaaatagtaaaataaaaaaaatattgaacaagTTTTAGAGACAATTTAACAATGTGGCATTTTGTAAGAGGGATAAATACATTGGCCGATAGAGTATATGCCATGAAAGAACAAAAATGATAAcggaaaatagaaaaatttaaaaaagaaataaaataatacaagggTAGTTATATAAATCTACAAAGTAGCACGCTTTGGCTATTGTTGTATACTGTTGGATTGTGTGTAAATGTCGATAAGTCGATATACAAATGTATatgacttttatttaaaatacatcaaCAAGTGTCAGTTTATTGTAttcaaaaagttaaaaatatattcatttaaaatgtcatgcttacttattttattatttaatattacaagtatttataatttttaacttttctctctctttttttttttttttacaatctactattgttgtttaattaaaagaaaatagttttttttatctattataaatAGACAatgatgtattttatttttaaatatgtcaaGAAAATGCTGTTTAATGTTGAACAATAGTGagctttattaaatttataaactattgaCATATTTAGGTcgttctattttattatatgcaTGATTATCctcatgtttatttaaaaaaaaacaagactaaataataaatatttgttgattaaaataataattaaactttatttttcttttcaatttaaaaatagtaaaaattgtgggtttttttttattttaaattagttaggtaaattttcaatgacaGAATTTACAcgtgttttaattattatgtaacaataatgtaaaaaatatatttaaatgtatacatgtttggaatatatattaacacgCAAGGACATATTAATGAATTGTAAGTTGAAGAGGCGTCaccaaaatttgatattatcttgatacttgtgtgtgtgtgtgaataTACAACTGcctcaattaaattaaaacaaaagaaaatgatacaaaatatgtatattaattatttataaaaaaaaaaaaaaaatgaaaaacataataaataatttaaaaattcttgcaAACAAGCTTAATGCGCGTAATAATGTTTGTTgaaaaagagaagaaaaaagttgatataatatattaaaattaattattttgaaaagccaatttaataatataattatttaataaattttaattttagctcATGTgctttaataataacaatacaattattcgaaaattcgaaaaaaaaaaattacaaattaattgatcaaatgcagataaaaaaataaccataaaaaataaccatgataaaataaataaattatgaaattcaatataaactaataattattagaaatgaaagaaaaaaaaaaaaaaaaagtatcaactTACCAATAGCCATGCTGGCTTTTTGTTTGGTTCTTTTGGCACGGTATGTTAATGGTCTTGTTACtgaaaaaaatctatcaaaactaataataagtaaattaaGTACAGATGCATTACTTGCTAAATAATCCAATGCAAGCCATGTATCACATATAACAGCACCAAATGGCCAATAACCAAGTACAGTATAAACAGTAAATAATGGCATTGATATTAAACCAATTGCAAAATCAGCAACAGCAAGActgaatagaaaataatttgatattgtacgtaattgtttatcaattctAATTGCAATCATAACCATTGAATTACCAATAACAGTTACAAGACTTAAACCAATTGCAAATAaacttattaatattttttcccaTATTTCATATTCAGCTGCTGCATTTGCATCTGCACCATTACAAATATCTGTACTTGTAGCATTAGTTGCGTTCATTTCGTCACTTATCCAACACAaactgagcttttttttttttttttaaatattatattattaatttttattcttctggtttatttatttttcataaattttcttattcttcttttaatttttctttattatcaggtttctattattattttatttttttttttaatttaaaaaaattttgttttttgtgtttttttaatttttctcttacatccaattttttatctacCACCCAATCCCACCCACCGCcgtcatcatcaccaccatcaccaccaccaccaccaccacaaccaacaccaccaacacTCAATCAGCGTttccacacacacacacaaacggGGGATTGAGCAACGTCAACTACATCCCACGATGCTATTGTATCTCTTTAATATCATTGAATCTGCAacagttttaataaatattttttcattaatacattattatttatatcaaaaaaaatattacacatAATActcgaataattattaatataaaaaacatttttttcaatttttaattcaaaatattaaaattcataattattttaaaaaaattaatattattttttatggtttGTCTGTTTTAATGTGCagaattataacaaaagttttaATGACCAGTGCATGGTTATGATGTCGgctattctatttatttatttattaaaaaaaatttttttatttcgaaaataaaaaaaaacttgcagacagtaaaagtaaaaaaaaaaaagtattgaattaaaatgataaattattataaaataaatttatattttaactataataattataattaaataaataattaataattaattaaaatggtTGAAACGTTTTCACAGTTGTAGCTCTGATGTGTATTTAATCCAGCAACCAGCTGTATAAtccatttgataatttagaaagagataaataaattaaatccaaaTAAACGTGAAATTGAATGAGCAgagtttaaatataattctacGCATgtgcaatatatttattttatatattatttattaaccttatatatatttaaaaataaaaaaaattttatatagagTTACTTTCTCGTGTCTCAACAACATCACAACTATATTCAACTTGTTCATCAGCTTCAGTATTTTCATCAGagcatcatatatatattatttcaataccCCACGTAAACCTCCACCCCCTTTTTATCATCCCTCTCACAAATACACTGATGTGTCGGAACCTATATTGCCTTGGCTTCCTCAATCATCCCCTTTCTTTTCAACTCTCCacaccctttttattttattatatttttttttatatatatcttcaagaatttatatatatatataaatctttaTTTATCACTCGACACACTTTGCTATCCTTTTACAGTTTTTCCAACGATCCTTTGATCCATCCTCTTTTGTATTgtcaaactattttttttttttttttttatatttttatttatacatcctttattttatatcctGGACTATTGTttgtccatttttattttttcatttgaagcTCAGCAGATCATGATgttacaaaaatatcaaataaaaatatatatttttttttttttttcattaattatagatataaaattattggaaatttattaatttaattaattgacttTTGACAGATTATGTCATTGCGTGTTTagatataatgtttttttttttttttaatataaaaattgaaataaattattggatAATATtatgcaattatttattatttaggtgtggttaataaataaataatatttatgataattatcatttttggGTGTGATTAAATTACCcctttttttcatacaaataataatttttttcattgggttttttttgtttattttaaagttgaattaatcgtggaaaattttttaaatttttttaaaaatatttgcatgATAAACACACGTTATTTGAATAACAtacaattataaacaatttttttttttttcatttgattgtgCACTGATATAGACatacttgttttaattttattataattattattgtcattataaaaatcatgaattatatattaaaattaaaattccattgttttatttatttttttttttttttaattattccgGGTacttattagtattattatatattttatttcctcgtttttgtattgttggtttttttctgaatttcttttatttatttcatttgaatttttgtggtttttaatgatttttttttttttttaattaatgtgatgcaaaatgataattgaatgTGATAATGTGaatcgaaaataaatacaattgatgcattttatttttaattttgattaatgtATACTTACTCAATTGAGGGGCAATTCTGTTATTGGACATGGCAGAGCTAGACAATGAGGATGAAATGGTAGAAACACAATggtttctatattttttgtggtggtggttgttgttgttttttttgatgttgttgataatgcacTTTGATGCATGTTGCATTGACGGGACAACGCGAGTATCCCACTGTTAATTTTGCATTGCATGCTCGCTGCCTGTaacattacaaataatatataaaaaaaatataaaaaaatatattaattatatattgtcaTGTGATAtacaagaagaaaaattttatttattaaataattaattatgtaatACTTGGAGTATTTAATGAATCATTATTAtggttaaataatttcattatatgaaaattgaaatttatataatttaaaaaacatgcgtataagttttttaaaatcaatgacataataaattattataatacttttggttttttttttataatatatttatatatttaattacccAGTgaagagataaatataaaaataacaaaaaactataattaaaTCGTGTGTTCAatacactgaaaaaattatatcatgcatgacatataattaataattatcaataaaaaaaaataataataaacaatcgatataaatgtaaaataccTGTGTAATAAAaccacaataatttttttataactattattattaattattatttttaaccatatatatagttataatatttaatttactttttttttttttaaccctattattttatagattattaataatacaaaattgatAATCAATTTTTGCAAGAGATGCTTTATCAAAcctcaattataataataattattaataataatattttttaaaatcactgTTTTCCTTATGGAgcgaatttatttaaaaaataaaaaaaaaaacaacagggAAAAATGCATTTTTCCGATAAACTAACTTGGTCGACTTTGATCGTTACTGACGAGCCCcttttatcaacaacaacgtgtaaagataattaaatttttttttttttttttcattcccaCAGTTTTCCTATaactcaataaattttttttataattttatttccacttattatattatttaacgaCACTTGGTTTTATCTATATAGACACGTTAAAATGCAACagttttccttatttttttttcgttttttaaattaattggctccgaattaatataaattaaaatatcattattatttttataattaaatttactaaaaaacgttgataattaaaatttttaattagttaaaatgtttattgtgtgattttttttttaaatgtatggtttttcgttttttttttagtggaaAATTTCTAGACGCATGCGGGATTTAAAGCTATAAATATAATctaaaagcaaaaataattaaaaagaaatatatattttaattaaaaagataatgaatttgtttatatatatttttcatattatttttttgtttatttttttgaagtataaagttgcCTTACTGTCCCGCCATATTAAAGGGCAAAGTAAGGTGGTATTCCAAAAAATTCCTGGTGTCATGCTGtcacaaaaatttttcttgacaTCACAAATCTtctttttccataaaaatCTTGATTTTCTTCATCACAAAACGTCTCCATATcactcatatatatataaatacaacaacaataatttagaaaacttttaaaaataaaaaaattacatctatatttaaataactagaaaaaaaacatataatattgttattatttttataaacatataaataataaaatattaaataataataattattttttagtctaTTTCTCTTTTATCACAAACACAGTAGCGATAGCGTTTTAGCAGCAAAAGGGGAGGCATAAAAGCGCAGGACAGatattggaaaatttacacacacatatataaatacacacacacatatgttgtttaataatatatttgttgttattttttttctaataaataataaatgtaaataatcatgatagaaattttaatatttaaaatggtCTTGAAAATTAGTATAAGTCaatatttagatattttctaa is part of the Aphidius gifuensis isolate YNYX2018 linkage group LG1, ASM1490517v1, whole genome shotgun sequence genome and harbors:
- the LOC122861019 gene encoding muscarinic acetylcholine receptor DM1; this translates as MNATNATSTDICNGADANAAAEYEIWEKILISLFAIGLSLVTVIGNSMVMIAIRIDKQLRTISNYFLFSLAVADFAIGLISMPLFTVYTVLGYWPFGAVICDTWLALDYLASNASVLNLLIISFDRFFSVTRPLTYRAKRTKQKASMAIALAWTFSILLWPPWIYAWPYIEGQRTVPSDECYIQFIETNHYITFGTAIAAFYIPVTIMMLLYWRIWRETEKRIKDLSHLQEGKQDASKRSNSSDEALDMNERRGRSESSTGVNDTNFPQSYLEKRFPDYHNHKPLSWTGLKMWCIAWWHSGREDDDDDDETGGPEVSRTVYPGYDETLTPVSADTPFTSDIPSECSRSQKITGDPVYTIVIRLPPSEAPSIKMYDDVVSIQDVQNNGVTRGVNDIDDNNYNKIISRRMGSVSSTTTTTIIRRPSAIQDMKLPLNNKNIQKPTTSGVIKIIKNPVKKKKRTQDKKAAKILSAILSAFVITWTPYNILVLLKPLTRACVVQIPQELWSFFYYLCYINSTINPVCYALCNANFRRTYIRILKCKWHRNISRENYCPQPKRKEEKW